A single Lactuca sativa cultivar Salinas chromosome 8, Lsat_Salinas_v11, whole genome shotgun sequence DNA region contains:
- the LOC111881760 gene encoding uncharacterized protein LOC111881760, with amino-acid sequence MSVPIKSSTIATAISCKLTRINFLLWKAQGTDDLARESPNPDYDTWAIQDHAVIGGILSLMTKEVIPQLIRCINTTKELWTSLHTMFSAQHRGNSIQICTQLSATRKGDMSATEYYQKMTGFANTMANISQLMGYEEVVGYTLPDLGLGHNGFFTTITALSNEQKVTLPEFYSYLIAYEAQATSVSTTLEYTSSSDNATRHESNAPRCNKNNGHNNSNKRNNYRGGSRRVRGRNNGGVQNNIRIDFSYHIRLRV; translated from the exons ATGTCTGTCCCCATAAAATCTTCAACCATTGCCACTGCTATTTCATGTAAGTTAACCCGTATCAATTTCTTACTGTGGAAAGCTCAA GGAACCGATGATCTTGCCAGGGAATCACCAAACCCCGACTATGATACATGGGCGATTCAAGATCATGCTGTTATTGGAGGCATTCTTTCCTTGATGACAAAAGAGGTTATCCCTCAACTCATCCGATGCATTAACACTACAAAGGAATTGTGGACATCCCTCCACACCATGTTTTCTGCCCAACATCGAGGGAACTCTATTCAGATTTGTACACAACTATCCGCAACAAGAAAGGGAGACATGAGTGCAACTGAGTATTATCAGAAGATGACAGGTTTTGCCAACACCATGGCAAACATTAGTCAACTTATGGGTTATGAAGAAGTGGTTGGTTACACACTACCCGACTTGGGGCTCGGACACAATGGTTTTTTCACTACTATTACTGCTCTAAGCAATGAGCAGAAGGTAACCCTCCCAGAGTTCTACTCTTATTTAATTGCATATGAAGCACAAGCAACCTCTGTGAGCACTACACTGGAGTATACTTCATCATCCGACAATGCCACTAGGCATGAATCCAATGCCCCTCGTTGCAACAAAAATAATGGGCATAATAACTCCAATAAGAGAAATAACTATCGTGGTGGAAGTAGGCGTGTACGCGGCAGAAATAATGGCGGCGTGCAAAATAACATTCGAATTGATTTCTCATATCATATTAGATTAAGGGTTTGA